Proteins encoded together in one Kitasatospora albolonga window:
- a CDS encoding alkaline phosphatase has product MAGLRLGPLLRHVDWESGATATVWAEASRPCTVEVRCADGASGASPTFAVAGHHYALVVVEGLTPGSTTAYEVWIGSRRVWPPEGSRLPPSTITTPPPAGQPHGVRVSFGSCRWAASPGGGHDPAGPDALVTLAARLTADPAAERPDVLLLLGDQVYADETSAATRRRLAARRDLREPPGTEVADYEEYTCLYDESWRDPEVRWLLSTVPSCMVFDDHDVTDDWNTSAAWQERMRATPWWHERIVSGLMSYWVYQHLGNLSPAELAADPVYAAVRATPDGTETLRRFAAETDADPGRTRWSYQRIFGRVQLLMVDTRAARVLTEERRAMLDDGEAAWLREKVLSAPSAYDHILIGSSLPWLLPPLAHDMETWNAALCAGSRGGRWARFGERLRRAADLEHWAAFPDSFGRFTELLRRAGSGPDAPATVCVLSGDVHHAYIAEPRWPAATPGGAPEARVLQLTCSPLHNAVPRSIRLGFRFGWSRTGRWIGRLLTRHGRTERSPVTWSRTGGPWFGNQLMTLTLRGRNSALTLVQAKSTRGEDQLRGVLERSLTSEG; this is encoded by the coding sequence ATGGCCGGACTGCGGCTGGGACCACTGCTGCGGCACGTCGACTGGGAGTCGGGTGCCACCGCGACCGTCTGGGCCGAGGCGAGCCGTCCGTGCACCGTGGAGGTCCGGTGCGCGGACGGCGCGTCGGGGGCGTCCCCGACCTTCGCGGTGGCCGGACACCACTACGCGCTGGTGGTCGTGGAGGGGCTGACGCCCGGTTCGACCACGGCGTACGAGGTGTGGATCGGGAGCAGGCGCGTCTGGCCGCCCGAGGGCTCCCGCCTTCCGCCGAGCACCATCACCACGCCCCCGCCGGCCGGGCAACCGCACGGCGTCCGGGTCTCGTTCGGCTCGTGCCGCTGGGCCGCCTCCCCCGGCGGCGGCCACGACCCGGCGGGACCGGACGCCCTGGTCACCCTGGCCGCCCGCCTCACCGCCGACCCGGCCGCCGAACGCCCCGACGTACTCCTCCTGCTCGGCGACCAGGTGTACGCGGACGAGACGTCGGCGGCGACGCGGCGCAGGCTCGCGGCCCGGCGGGACCTGCGCGAGCCGCCGGGCACGGAGGTCGCGGACTACGAGGAGTACACCTGCCTCTACGACGAATCGTGGCGCGACCCCGAGGTGCGCTGGCTGCTCTCCACCGTGCCGAGCTGCATGGTCTTCGACGACCACGATGTGACCGATGACTGGAACACCAGCGCGGCCTGGCAGGAGCGGATGCGCGCCACCCCGTGGTGGCACGAACGGATCGTCAGCGGGCTGATGTCGTACTGGGTCTACCAGCACCTGGGCAACCTCTCCCCCGCCGAACTGGCCGCCGACCCCGTGTACGCGGCGGTCCGGGCGACCCCCGACGGCACCGAGACGCTGCGCCGGTTCGCCGCGGAGACCGACGCCGATCCGGGCCGGACGCGCTGGAGCTACCAACGCATTTTCGGCCGAGTACAGCTGCTGATGGTCGACACCCGGGCGGCCCGCGTCCTGACCGAGGAGCGGCGGGCGATGCTGGACGACGGCGAGGCCGCCTGGCTCCGCGAGAAGGTGCTGTCGGCCCCCTCCGCGTACGACCACATCCTGATCGGCAGCTCGCTGCCGTGGCTGCTGCCGCCGCTCGCCCATGACATGGAGACCTGGAACGCGGCCCTGTGCGCGGGCTCCCGGGGCGGCCGCTGGGCCCGCTTCGGCGAGAGGCTGCGCCGTGCGGCCGATCTGGAGCACTGGGCCGCGTTCCCGGATTCCTTCGGGCGGTTCACCGAACTGCTCCGCCGGGCGGGGAGCGGTCCGGACGCCCCGGCGACGGTATGTGTGCTGTCCGGGGACGTGCACCACGCCTACATCGCCGAACCCCGCTGGCCCGCCGCCACCCCCGGCGGCGCTCCGGAGGCCCGCGTCCTCCAGCTGACGTGCTCACCCCTGCACAACGCGGTGCCCCGGTCGATCCGGCTGGGTTTCCGCTTCGGCTGGAGCCGGACGGGCCGGTGGATCGGGCGGCTGCTGACGCGCCACGGACGCACGGAGCGCTCGCCGGTGACCTGGAGCAGGACGGGCGGCCCCTGGTTCGGCAATCAGCTGATGACGTTGACGTTACGTGGCCGGAACTCTGCGCTGACATTGGTCCAGGCCAAGTCGACCAGAGGGGAAGACCAGCTGAGGGGCGTTCTTGAGCGTTCGCTCACCAGCGAGGGTTAG
- a CDS encoding superoxide dismutase, translating into MGAAALLMLTGGVGMAHGTADGSDGTPGPDGAGHAGHAAHSPGKASAPGEGSGAAGEGSGTAGDASGAAGEAGMVGGASRSGGLWMRVDGVFSPPGSFVPSDALTYDTRLVPAAARIEVTQYADRTTTRVSTRLRGLVPDRAYGMHVHTSPCAADPASAGPHYQHRTSATADPVNEVWLDFRTDGNGDGTAEARHDWGFRDGGARSVIVHDVQGGAGKRVACFTVPFSA; encoded by the coding sequence GTGGGGGCGGCTGCCCTGCTCATGCTCACCGGCGGCGTCGGCATGGCCCACGGCACGGCGGACGGTTCGGACGGCACGCCCGGCCCGGACGGCGCCGGGCACGCGGGCCACGCGGCCCACAGTCCGGGGAAGGCAAGCGCCCCCGGGGAAGGGAGCGGAGCGGCCGGGGAAGGGAGTGGGACGGCCGGAGACGCGAGCGGAGCGGCCGGGGAAGCGGGGATGGTCGGGGGTGCCTCGCGCAGTGGTGGCCTCTGGATGCGGGTCGACGGGGTCTTCTCCCCGCCCGGCTCCTTTGTCCCGTCCGATGCCCTGACGTACGACACCCGTCTCGTACCGGCCGCCGCGCGGATCGAGGTCACGCAGTACGCGGACCGGACCACCACCCGTGTCTCCACCCGGCTGCGGGGCCTCGTCCCCGACCGTGCGTACGGGATGCACGTCCACACCTCGCCCTGTGCGGCCGATCCCGCGTCGGCGGGGCCGCACTACCAGCACCGGACCTCGGCCACCGCGGACCCGGTCAACGAGGTGTGGCTGGACTTCCGTACCGACGGGAACGGCGACGGTACGGCGGAGGCGCGGCACGACTGGGGGTTCCGTGACGGCGGCGCCCGGTCGGTGATCGTCCACGATGTGCAGGGCGGCGCGGGGAAGCGGGTGGCCTGCTTCACGGTGCCGTTCTCGGCGTAG
- a CDS encoding peptidoglycan-binding protein, with the protein MTGHACPECGRRTASEPGTEHRVPCRCGADTGTAQLTGDELRAARSAEMAAAEDFDPLRIRPYVTLGDAPAGDTGGAGVGETQKIDVPGAGTGAGAGSGAGGPVQDASGDAASTMPLYLGGTPGSPAGPGMGSRTDMGADSRTYMGADSRTGMGTDSHTGMDADSRTGMGAGPGFGADSAFGAGAQGADPVQPRRRRPFAALAVGAAVAAVVGTAAFAGGLFGGDGTQDEALPEATTSAPDATDEPAASVAPSPSPSGAPSRTASASPTPSASASPSASASPSESASPSPTASATATPSTGAPSAPETGSPDPEPPSAAPPAELAPSSLRHGDQGPQVAELQNRLMEVWLYGGPVDGNFNHQVMNGVRIYQSYQAIQGDPPGVYGPNTRRVLEAETTGRGRG; encoded by the coding sequence ATGACCGGACACGCATGCCCGGAGTGCGGCAGACGGACGGCGAGCGAGCCCGGTACGGAACACCGGGTGCCCTGCCGGTGCGGTGCGGACACGGGTACGGCCCAGCTCACGGGGGACGAACTGCGCGCCGCCCGCTCGGCGGAGATGGCGGCGGCGGAGGACTTCGACCCGCTGCGGATCAGGCCGTACGTGACGCTGGGGGACGCGCCCGCGGGTGACACCGGGGGCGCGGGGGTCGGCGAGACCCAGAAGATCGACGTGCCGGGGGCCGGGACCGGGGCTGGTGCCGGGTCCGGTGCCGGTGGTCCGGTGCAGGACGCTTCCGGTGACGCGGCCAGCACCATGCCGCTCTACCTGGGCGGCACCCCGGGCTCCCCCGCAGGCCCGGGCATGGGCTCCCGTACGGACATGGGCGCGGACTCTCGTACGTACATGGGTGCGGATTCCCGTACGGGCATGGGTACGGATTCCCATACGGGCATGGACGCAGACTCTCGTACGGGCATGGGCGCGGGCCCCGGTTTCGGTGCCGACTCCGCCTTCGGGGCGGGCGCCCAGGGCGCCGACCCCGTGCAGCCGCGCCGGAGGCGCCCCTTCGCAGCCCTGGCCGTGGGGGCGGCCGTGGCGGCGGTGGTCGGCACGGCGGCCTTCGCCGGGGGGCTCTTCGGCGGGGACGGGACCCAGGACGAGGCCCTGCCGGAGGCGACCACGAGCGCCCCGGACGCGACGGACGAGCCGGCGGCCTCCGTCGCCCCGTCTCCGTCCCCCTCGGGCGCCCCGTCTCGTACCGCGTCCGCCTCACCCACCCCTTCCGCGTCCGCCTCCCCGTCCGCCTCGGCCTCCCCTTCGGAGAGCGCCTCGCCCAGCCCGACCGCCTCCGCCACGGCGACGCCGAGCACGGGCGCCCCGTCGGCGCCGGAGACCGGCAGCCCGGACCCGGAACCGCCGTCCGCCGCCCCGCCCGCGGAGCTGGCCCCTTCCTCGCTGCGCCACGGCGACCAGGGCCCACAGGTGGCCGAATTGCAGAACCGGCTCATGGAGGTGTGGCTGTACGGCGGCCCGGTGGACGGAAACTTCAACCACCAGGTGATGAACGGCGTAAGGATCTACCAGTCGTATCAGGCGATCCAGGGCGACCCACCCGGCGTGTACGGGCCGAACACCCGGCGTGTACTGGAGGCCGAGACGACCGGCCGGGGGCGCGGCTGA
- a CDS encoding HAD family hydrolase, which produces MSATVLTASALLLDMDGTLVNSDAVVERCWRRWALKHGLDPEAALKVVHGRQGYATMAVLLPDRPVEENYADNRAMLAEETADVDGVVPIGGAPAFMAAIADLPHALVTSADSALAAARMGAAELPMPAVRVTAEQVGASKPDPEGFLKGAAELGFDPADCIVFEDSEAGIAAGRAAGMRVVGVGPRAAALAPDVHVEDLTRVRVEAAGDGSIRLHITTA; this is translated from the coding sequence ATGTCGGCCACCGTCCTCACCGCAAGCGCCCTCCTGCTGGACATGGACGGCACCCTCGTGAACTCCGACGCGGTCGTGGAGCGCTGCTGGCGCCGCTGGGCCCTCAAGCACGGGCTGGACCCCGAGGCGGCGCTCAAGGTGGTCCACGGCCGCCAGGGGTACGCCACGATGGCCGTCCTGCTCCCGGACCGCCCCGTCGAGGAGAACTACGCGGACAACCGGGCGATGCTCGCCGAGGAGACCGCCGACGTCGACGGCGTGGTCCCGATCGGCGGCGCCCCCGCCTTCATGGCCGCGATCGCCGACCTCCCGCACGCCCTGGTGACCTCGGCCGACAGCGCCCTCGCGGCGGCCAGGATGGGTGCGGCCGAGCTGCCGATGCCCGCCGTCCGCGTCACCGCCGAGCAGGTCGGCGCCAGCAAGCCGGACCCCGAGGGCTTCCTCAAGGGCGCGGCGGAGCTGGGGTTCGACCCGGCGGACTGCATCGTGTTCGAGGACTCCGAGGCGGGCATCGCGGCGGGCCGGGCGGCCGGTATGCGGGTCGTGGGGGTCGGCCCGCGCGCCGCGGCACTGGCGCCGGACGTACACGTCGAGGATCTGACGCGGGTACGGGTGGAGGCGGCCGGAGACGGCTCGATCCGCCTGCACATCACGACGGCGTAA
- a CDS encoding DoxX family protein, translating into MLIRLNAAQPYALGLFRFVIGLIFAIHGASSLFGVFNGRDTEVGAWPGWYAALIQLVCGTFVALGLGTRIAAFLASGSMAYAYFVVHQPEALTPVENGGETSAIFCWAFLLLVFTGPGALALDRLFKAGTTAQAPADETRREQSPAVSV; encoded by the coding sequence ATGCTCATCCGCCTGAACGCGGCCCAGCCCTATGCGCTCGGCCTCTTCCGCTTCGTCATCGGCCTGATCTTCGCGATCCACGGCGCCTCGTCCCTCTTCGGGGTGTTCAACGGCCGGGACACGGAGGTCGGAGCCTGGCCGGGCTGGTACGCCGCCCTGATCCAGCTGGTCTGCGGCACCTTCGTGGCCCTCGGCCTCGGCACCCGCATCGCCGCCTTCCTGGCCTCGGGCTCGATGGCCTACGCGTACTTCGTGGTCCACCAGCCCGAGGCGCTCACCCCGGTGGAGAACGGCGGCGAGACATCGGCCATCTTCTGCTGGGCGTTCCTGCTGCTGGTCTTCACCGGCCCGGGCGCGCTGGCCCTGGACCGGCTGTTCAAGGCAGGGACGACCGCACAGGCCCCCGCCGACGAGACCCGGCGGGAGCAGTCCCCGGCCGTATCGGTCTGA
- a CDS encoding TraR/DksA family transcriptional regulator, which produces MSAVRNRPRPPVSANAPATSRCGGVCRWIAKAAGPCGRNGRPRPGVVEWVTDSTGGSPYTPAEREAVRERIAAERAGTAEQMAALSRDFEAIVEANALVAVDDEHDPEGSSTAFERAHVAALLARAREHLAELDLAAERLETGDYGLCEQCGRPIPAARLEVRPAATTCVGCADGRAGRRR; this is translated from the coding sequence ATGTCGGCGGTTCGAAACCGTCCGCGCCCACCAGTGTCGGCAAACGCCCCCGCAACGAGCCGTTGCGGGGGCGTTTGCCGATGGATCGCGAAGGCAGCCGGGCCCTGTGGCCGGAATGGGCGCCCCCGGCCCGGTGTTGTGGAGTGGGTGACCGACAGCACCGGTGGCTCCCCGTACACCCCGGCCGAGCGTGAAGCGGTACGGGAGCGGATCGCGGCCGAACGTGCCGGTACGGCCGAGCAGATGGCCGCGCTGAGCCGGGACTTCGAGGCCATCGTCGAGGCGAACGCCCTGGTGGCGGTCGACGACGAGCATGACCCCGAGGGGTCGAGCACCGCTTTCGAGCGGGCCCATGTCGCCGCCCTGCTGGCGCGGGCGCGCGAGCACCTGGCCGAGCTGGACCTCGCCGCGGAACGGCTGGAGACCGGCGACTACGGGCTCTGCGAGCAGTGCGGCAGGCCCATTCCGGCCGCGCGGCTGGAGGTGCGCCCGGCGGCTACCACCTGCGTCGGCTGCGCCGACGGACGCGCGGGCCGTCGCCGTTGA
- a CDS encoding EmrB/QacA family drug resistance transporter encodes MAQQLSPPPMAPGEGQSRRTVLVAIGALLLGMLLAALDQTIVSTALPTIVSELGGMDHLSWVVTAYLLAATAATPLWGKLGDQYGRKKLFQTAIVIFLIGSALCGMAQNMPQLIGFRALQGLGGGGLMVLSMAIVGDLVTPRERGKYQGLFGAVFGVTSVLGPLLGGFFTETLSWRWVFYINLPIGVVALLVIAAVLHIPVHREKHTIDYLGTFLIASVATCLILVASLGGTTWAWGSAQIIALAVLAVVLLVAFVAVERRAVEPVLPLKLFRIRTFSLVAVISFVVGFAMFGAMTYLPTFLQVVHDITPTMSGVHMLPMVLGMLLTSTGSGQLVSRTGRWKVFPLAGTALTAAGLLLLHRLTPASSTWEMSLSFFVFGAGLGLVMQVLVLVVQNAVSYRDLGVATSGATFFRSIGASFGVAIFGTVFTNRLTGQLDSALAGRSLPPGVDADRLAADPRAIQMLPADLRPSILEAYSTSITDVFLYAAPVVLVAFVLAWFLREDKLRGSVTAPDTSQTLASNPVERSSYDECARALSVLATREGRREIYEKITARAGYDLLPAASWLLLRIKRHGTVEPARLAEVAPVPLRVITEAARQVEERGLARREGLQMILTDAGGEAVVRLSQAREDSLAELLGDWWGPERPTDLVKLVAELTAEVSGSSKERPHMPAPPRDHAADWHHDIDHPDHRGHQDRGRRGRDQEDRPDQLP; translated from the coding sequence ATGGCCCAGCAGCTGAGCCCGCCGCCCATGGCCCCCGGCGAGGGACAGTCCCGCCGGACCGTCCTGGTGGCGATCGGCGCGCTGCTCCTCGGCATGCTGCTCGCGGCACTCGATCAGACCATCGTCTCCACCGCGCTGCCCACGATCGTCAGCGAACTCGGCGGCATGGACCACCTCTCCTGGGTGGTCACCGCCTATCTCCTGGCGGCGACGGCCGCGACCCCGCTCTGGGGCAAGCTCGGCGACCAGTACGGCCGCAAGAAGCTCTTCCAGACCGCGATCGTCATCTTCCTGATCGGCTCCGCGCTCTGCGGCATGGCCCAGAACATGCCCCAGCTCATCGGCTTCCGGGCTCTCCAGGGGCTCGGCGGCGGCGGGCTCATGGTGCTCTCGATGGCGATCGTCGGCGACCTCGTCACCCCGCGCGAACGCGGAAAGTACCAGGGCCTGTTCGGTGCCGTCTTCGGGGTGACGAGCGTGCTCGGGCCGCTGCTCGGCGGGTTCTTCACCGAGACCCTCAGCTGGCGCTGGGTCTTCTACATCAACCTGCCGATCGGCGTCGTCGCGCTGCTCGTCATCGCGGCCGTGCTGCACATCCCGGTCCACCGCGAGAAGCACACCATCGACTACCTCGGCACCTTCCTCATCGCCTCCGTCGCCACCTGCCTGATCCTCGTCGCCTCCCTCGGCGGGACGACCTGGGCCTGGGGATCGGCGCAGATCATCGCGCTGGCGGTGCTCGCCGTGGTGCTGCTGGTCGCGTTCGTCGCCGTCGAGCGGCGGGCCGTGGAGCCGGTGCTGCCGCTGAAGCTCTTCCGGATCAGGACCTTCAGCCTCGTCGCCGTGATCAGCTTCGTCGTCGGCTTCGCGATGTTCGGCGCGATGACCTACCTGCCCACCTTCCTCCAGGTGGTCCACGACATCACGCCGACCATGTCCGGCGTGCACATGCTGCCGATGGTCCTCGGCATGCTGCTCACCTCGACCGGCTCCGGCCAGCTCGTCAGCCGCACCGGCCGCTGGAAGGTCTTCCCCCTCGCGGGCACCGCCCTCACCGCCGCCGGACTGCTCCTGCTCCACCGCCTCACCCCGGCCAGCTCCACCTGGGAGATGAGCCTCTCCTTCTTCGTCTTCGGCGCCGGGCTCGGCCTCGTCATGCAGGTCCTCGTCCTCGTCGTGCAGAACGCGGTCTCCTACCGGGACCTGGGCGTCGCCACGTCCGGCGCGACCTTCTTCCGCTCCATCGGCGCCTCCTTCGGTGTGGCCATCTTCGGCACCGTCTTCACCAACCGGCTCACCGGCCAGCTCGACAGCGCCCTCGCGGGCCGGTCCCTGCCACCGGGCGTCGACGCCGACCGGCTGGCGGCCGACCCCCGGGCCATCCAGATGCTCCCCGCCGACCTGCGCCCCTCGATCCTGGAGGCGTACTCCACCTCCATCACGGACGTCTTCCTGTACGCGGCCCCCGTCGTCCTCGTCGCCTTCGTGCTGGCCTGGTTCCTGCGGGAGGACAAGCTCCGGGGCTCGGTGACCGCCCCCGACACCAGCCAGACGCTCGCCTCGAACCCGGTGGAGCGTTCCTCGTACGACGAGTGCGCCCGCGCACTCTCGGTGCTCGCGACCCGGGAGGGGCGCCGGGAGATCTACGAGAAGATCACCGCGCGCGCCGGGTACGACCTGCTGCCCGCCGCGAGCTGGCTGCTGCTGCGGATCAAGCGCCACGGCACGGTCGAGCCCGCGCGGCTCGCCGAGGTCGCCCCCGTACCGCTGCGGGTGATCACCGAGGCGGCCCGCCAGGTGGAGGAGCGCGGGCTGGCCCGCCGCGAGGGGCTCCAGATGATCCTGACCGACGCGGGCGGCGAGGCGGTCGTACGGCTCTCGCAGGCCCGGGAGGACTCCCTCGCGGAGCTGCTGGGCGACTGGTGGGGGCCGGAGCGTCCGACGGACCTGGTCAAGCTCGTGGCCGAGCTGACGGCGGAGGTCAGCGGGTCGAGCAAGGAGCGCCCGCACATGCCGGCGCCGCCGCGCGACCATGCGGCGGACTGGCACCACGACATCGACCACCCGGACCACCGGGGGCACCAGGACCGGGGGCGCAGAGGCCGGGATCAGGAGGACCGCCCGGACCAGCTGCCCTGA
- a CDS encoding ABC transporter permease: MLLPVSPALGVVLAVLLVFAAAVAARARLGRSREILVAGVRAAAQLAAVSLLIGWVARHLAPLLGFVALMFAVAAWTAGRRITRNRTWWWAAVPIAAGALPVVGLLLVTGLVPVRGLALIPVAGILIGGALTATVLGGRRALDELATRYGEVEAGMALGLLDRDARLEIVRPATADALLPGLDQTRTVGLVTLPGAFVGMLLGGASPVEAGAVQLFVLVALMAVQVVAVAAVLELVARGLLHRE; the protein is encoded by the coding sequence GTGCTGCTTCCGGTCTCCCCGGCCCTCGGGGTCGTCCTCGCCGTCCTGCTCGTCTTCGCTGCCGCCGTCGCCGCGCGCGCCCGGCTGGGCCGTTCGCGCGAGATCCTCGTGGCCGGGGTGCGGGCGGCGGCCCAACTCGCCGCCGTCTCCCTGCTCATCGGCTGGGTGGCTCGCCATCTGGCGCCGCTGCTCGGCTTCGTGGCGCTGATGTTCGCCGTGGCGGCCTGGACGGCGGGGCGCCGCATCACCCGCAACCGCACCTGGTGGTGGGCGGCCGTGCCGATCGCGGCGGGGGCGCTCCCGGTGGTCGGGCTGCTGCTGGTCACGGGGCTCGTGCCGGTCCGGGGACTGGCGCTCATCCCGGTGGCGGGCATCCTCATCGGAGGGGCGCTCACCGCGACCGTGCTCGGCGGGCGGCGCGCGCTGGACGAACTCGCCACCCGTTACGGGGAGGTGGAGGCGGGGATGGCGCTCGGGCTGCTCGACCGGGACGCCCGGCTGGAGATCGTACGGCCCGCGACCGCGGACGCGCTGCTGCCGGGGCTCGACCAGACGCGGACGGTGGGGCTCGTCACGTTGCCGGGGGCGTTCGTGGGCATGCTGCTGGGCGGCGCCTCACCGGTGGAGGCGGGCGCCGTGCAGCTCTTCGTCCTGGTGGCGCTGATGGCGGTGCAGGTGGTGGCCGTCGCGGCGGTGCTGGAGCTGGTCGCGCGGGGGCTGCTGCACCGGGAGTGA